One Aspergillus oryzae RIB40 DNA, chromosome 2 genomic window carries:
- a CDS encoding coiled-coil-helix-coiled-coil-helix domain-containing protein (predicted protein), with protein MAAREPQFNQQVLVDTTPMPADIPSVQEVGATSAPLTSAAYFIGDRCKAFNDDYMKCKQEANGRGEFDCLKEGRKVTRCAASVIKDINTHCLKQFTAHWECLENNNHHLWECRKPEMELNKCVFDKLGLKKTIPGAPEGQTPVHLRPKQIYAQFPGPQY; from the exons ATGGCGGCCCGAGAACCTCA GTTCAACCAACAGGTCCTGGTGGACACCACGCCCATGCCGGCGGACATTCCCAGTGTCCAGGAAGTCGGCGCGACCTCGGCACCCCTGACTAGTGCGGCGTACTTTATCGGCGACAGGTGCAAGGCCTTCAATGATGACTACATGAAGTGCAAGCAGGAGGCCAATGGAAGGGGGGAGTTCGATTGTCTGAAGGAGGGACGGAAGGTGACGAGATGTGCTGCTTCTGt TATCAAAGATATCAACACCCACTGCCTGAAACAATTCACCGCGCACTGGGAGTGTCTTGagaacaacaaccaccatcTGTGGGAGTGCCGGAAGCCCGAGATGGAGCTGAATAAGTGTGTCTTTGACAAGCTG GGCCTCAAGAAGACGATCCCCGGCGCCCCCGAGGGCCAGACCCCGGTTCATCTGCGTCCCAAGCAGATTTATGCTCAGTTCCCTGGTCCTCAGTATTAG
- a CDS encoding acyl-CoA-binding domain-containing protein (predicted protein), with protein MSDSVDRVFVHALNTVKRIPRTGTARPPASERLKLYGLYKQSMEGDVEGVMDRPVGNTADVYAECEKWDAWFAQRGLSRTEAKRRYISTLIETMHRYASQTPEARELVSELEFVWDQVKMNTSVSSASSGSPVQAVAPPLSHSQPSYASIGGRLARSDYEHLVATARGDSRLRVLSPVSQPEEVFQRRRGSLGNRGQDEDEEEEEEYAEAQDNLDEDDDAHDNDDGSYNHATTEDGSQHDVDEAVLRSGRGKKPPDVDSRRWRRRVEQALTKMTAEIAAVREQMEARAVAHHRRNSVWAWLKWLVWVTLRQVIFDLAILGMLLIWMRIRGDRRLEGKLKVGWAEVKTRLSKLKGLRRVSKVHKCP; from the exons ATCGAGTCTTCGTCCACGCCCTCAACACCGTTAAACGCATCCCCCGAACCGGTACCGCCCGGCCACCCGCCTCCGAGCGATTGAAGCTCTATGGCTTGTACAAACAAAGCATGG AAGGCGACGTGGAGGGGGTAATGGACCGACCGGTCGGGAATACAGCGGACGTGTATGCGGAGTGTGAGAAGTG GGATGCATGGTTCGCGCAACGCGGATTATCTCGTACCGAGGCGAAACGGAGATACATCTCGACTCTCATTGAGACGATGCATAGGTATGCGTCGCAGACGCCTGAGGCTAGGGAATTGGTTTCGGAGCTGGAGTTTGTTTGGGATCAGGTGAAGATGAATACCTCTGTGTCGTCGGCGTCTAGTGGGAGTCCTGTGCAGGCGGTTGCGCCGCCGTTGTCGCACTCGCAGCCGAGTTATGCGAGTATTGGGGGTCGCTTGGCTCGGTCGGATTATGAGCATTTGGTTGCTACGGCGCGGGGGGATTCGAGGTTACGGGTGCTTAGTCCGGTTAGTCAACCGGAGGAGGTGTTTCAGCGACGGCGAGGGTCTCTTGGAAATCGGGggcaggatgaagatgaggaggaggaagaggagtatGCTGAGGCGCAGGATAATcttgacgaagatgatgacgctcatgacaatgatgatggCTCTTATAACCATGCCACTACTGAGGATGGTAGTCAgcatgatgttgatgaggcTGTACTACGCAGCGGTCGTGGCAAGAAACCCCCGGATGTCGATAGTCGGCGGTGGCGGCGCAGAGTCGAGCAGGCCTTGACCAAGATGACCGCTGAGATTGCTGCGGTAAGGGAGCAGATGGAAGCCCGTGCCGTGGCTCATCACCGCCGGAATAGTGTCTGGGCGTGGCTGAAATGGCTCGTCTGGGTCACGCTTCGACAGGTCATCTTTGACCTGGCTATtctggggatgttgttgatctGGATGCGGATTCGCGGGGACCGACGGCTGGAGGGTAAGCTCAAGGTCGGGTGGGCGGAGGTGAAGACGCGGTTGTCGAAGTTGAAAGGGCTTCGACGGGTGTCCAAGGTACATAAATGCCCCTAG